The genome window TTGATGATATCCGCAGCCTGATTGAACAGGTTCGCATCCCGCCGCAAGCGGTGCGTTACAAGATCTATATTATTGATGAGGTGCACATGCTGTCGCAGGCAGCTTTTAACGCTTTTTTAAAAACGCTGGAAGAGCCGCCTCACTACGCCATTTTTATCCTTGCCACTACCGAAAAACACAAGATCCTGCCCACGATACTTTCGCGCTGCCAGATCTTTGATTTTAACCGCATTCGTGTGGAGGATATGGCCGCCCACCTGGCATCCATTGCAATAAAAGAAAACATCAGCTACGAGCCCGACGGCCTTCACATCATCGCCCAAAAGGCTGATGGTGGTTTAAGGGATGCGCTTTCGATGTTTGACCAGATTGTTAGCTTTTCGGGCGGAAACGTAACCTACCGCTCGGTAATTGATAACCTGAATATTCTTGATTACGATTATTACTTTAATATAACCGACAGGCTGCTGAACGAGGACAACGCCCAAACATTGTTATTGTTTGATGAGATTTTGTCGCGCGGATTTGACGGTGCACATTTTATATCGGGTTTGTCTGAACACTTCAGGAACCTGCTGGTAAGCAAAGACTCTGCTACCGTGAAACTGCTGGAGGTTAGTGATGGCATCAGGAATAAATACCTGCAGCAATCGCAGGCATCGACAGTGTCATTCCTGCTATCAGCCATGAATATTGCCAACCAGTGCGATATAGGGTATAAGCTGAGCAAAAACCAGCGACTGCAGGTTGAACTGGCGCTGCTAAAAATGTGTAACCTGCCCTCCGTTTTTAATTTGGCGGTTACCCCGCTAAGTGCAATGCCCGCAGCAGAGGGGCAATTAAAAAAAAAACCTGATTCCGCAGCAATAGCGCCCCAAAATGAACAAAAGCCGGCTGTAATACCCCAGGCTGCGGGCAATCCGCAACCTGCACAGCTACGTGAGGAGCCGGTTGCGCCGACTGCGGCAAAGCAAATTCCGGCGAATGAACCACCCGCCGAAAAGCCGAAAATCTTTATTCCAAATTTACAATCATCAGCCAGTTCGGTTAAAATACCATCGTTAAAAGACGTGGGAAAAACCATGGAAACTATGGCGGAAGAGGACGACCCCTATATAAAAGGTGACGCCAAAAACGACTATACTACCGATCAGCTTTTTAAATGCTGGAGCGATTATGCGGCCCGGATGAAATCGGAAGGAAAAAAGAATTTGCTTACTATTTTCGCGTCAAACCCGCCAAAGCCAACCGGCCCGGATACATACGAAGTGCTGGTGGAAAATAAGGTGCAGGAAAACCTGTTCAGGGATGAACGGCCAAACCTGCTGAATTATTTACGCACCACTTTAAAAAACTTTAACATTGAAGTTAACGTGCGGATTGATGAAGTCGCGGTAGTAAAGCGCCCTTACACAGCATCTGAGAAATTTCAGTATATGGCCGCAAAAAACCCCGCGCTTGCCGACCTGAAAGCTAAGTTTAACCTTGATTTTGATTAAAAACCCCATTTTTTTAAAACGAGGTTATTTGTACATTGCGGTTAACTAATGCGTAATAACTGTTTAAATGGACTTTTTAAAATCAATATGGGCTGAAATTACCGGCTTTTTTGGCTTTGGTAATTTAATTGACATTATAAAAGCAGGCGATTATAAGGAGCTGCTTACCTATCATGGCATTACCTCGGTGTTAGGGCCGCTGATCCCTTTTATATTAGTTGTTGAAATTATAAGGGCTGCATTTTACAAACGTTTTAAGGTTATTGATTATAAAATTTCGTTTTTTACCTACGTGTTAAACGCATTCGTCGGCAGGGTAATTTCCTTTGCCATGGTGGGGTTATGTATCGGCTTTTTTGCTAAATACGCTATTTTAAAACTTACTTTCACCTGGTATTGGTTTATTTATGCCTATATCATTTGGGAGTTTTCGCATTTTATTTATCACTTTTTGGCGCACAAAGTACGGATCTTGTGGTGCCTGCATTCCACACATCATGCGCCGTCCAATATGAATTTATCGGTGACGTATGCACACTTCTTTTTAGAGGGGCCTTATGCGGATGTGATCCGTACGACCATTTGTATTTTATTGGGCGTTAACCCCGCTATGCTTTTTGTAATTATGTTTATTGACGGTACCTGGGGCGCTTTCATTCATATAGGCGAAAATATTGCTGAGGATGCCAGGTTTGGGTTTTTAAACAAGATCGTGCTTACTCCTTCACATCATCGCGTTCATCATGCTAAAAACCCCTTATATATGGATACCAATTTTTGTAACCTGCTGAATATTTGGGATAAGGTATTTGGTACCTATGTAGAAGAGGACAGGGCAATACCTATAGCTTATGGCATATCGCGGCCAATGAAGCCGAATAGTTTCCTGGATGCGTATTTTGGCGAGATAGTAGCGCTTGGTAAAGATGTAGCTAAAGCACCCGGCCTTAAAAATAAGATCCTTTATATATTTATGCCACCCGGATGGAGCCATACCGGCGATCACAAAATGTCAAGCATAGTGCGTAAGCAATACTTTGAAGAGTTGGAGAAGGAAAAAAAGGACAGTCAATCAAAAGCCGGATCTCAATTTATTGAGGCATAGCGTTCATGCAAATTCGGCCATGAACTTCACTATACTACCTGGTTCAATATCAAAACGCCCACCAGTCCGATAAAGGAAACCATTGTTTCCATAACCGTCCATGAGCGGAGGGTGTCTTTAATGGATAAATTAAAATATTCTTTAAAGAGCCAGAACCCGCCATCGTTTAAATGAGAAAAAGCGAGGCTCCCGGCGCCTATGGCCAGCACCATGAGGTTGGGGTTTATAGTAGGATCATGCAAAACCAGCGTTGAGATAATGCCCGCCGCCGTTAATCCGGCAACCGTTGCCGAACCCAGGCTAATGCGGATGATAGCTGCAATTAACCACCCTAAAACAAGCGGCTGCAGGTGGAAGCTTTGCAAAATATTTGCGATATCCTTGTTGGCTCCACTATCAGTAAGCACAGCTTTGAAGGCACCTGAGCCTGCAACAATAAGCAGGATCATAGAAACATCTTTTACAGCATGCGTATAAATGCTTCCCAGGAACTTCATGTCTTTTCCCTGCTTTAATCCTAAAGTAAAGGTGGCCATAATCAGCGATATCAGCATTACTATAGGTGTTTCGCCGATGAAGGCTATCAGCTTATGCAGCGTAGTTTCGCTGTGGTCGGTGTTTAAATATAAGGTAGTTGACATGATGAGTACAACCGGTAACAAAGCGGTAAAAAAGCTGGTAAAAGCACTGGGCAGCTGGTTAGCAGGAATCTCGTCGGCCATAAAAGTTTTCAATGGGTTCGACGGGATGTTTTTTAGGGTACGTGCAAACACCGGTCCTGCCAATATAATTGCCGGGATGGCCAGGATCAGGCCGTATTTTAACGTTTTGCCCATATCGGCATGGAATGTTAAAACAAGTGCGGAAGGGGAGGGGTGTGGCGGTAAAAAGCCATGGGTTACTGATAATGCTGCCAGCATAGGCAAGCCTATATAAACAGCGTGTAGCTTGTACTTATAAACCACCGAAAATATCAGCGGTACCATTAATACAAAGCCGGTTTCATAAAACAATGGGATCCCGATGATAAATCCGGCAAGTACCAGCGCCCATTGAATATATTTTACACCGAAGGCATTAACCAGTACTTCGGCAATTTTTTGAGCGGCACCACTGGTGGCCACAAGCTTACCTATCATAGCGCCCAGGCAAATAATTATGGATATGGCGCCAAGCGTATCACCGAGGCCGTGTTGCACCGATTTTGTTACTTTTTCGAGCGGAATGCCCAATAATAGCCCTGCTGTTATTGATACCAGCAGGAATGCGACAAAGGGGTTTACTTTGGCCCAGCTCACCAATAAAATAAGCAGGATAATGCTAAAAAAGATGGTTAATAATGTCATTATCAATGATCGGTTTATATGTTGTCGGGTAATAAACGGCCAGGTATGTTTACCGGTGCGTACCCTGTAAAGGTCTAAAATAGTAACATTATTCGGAATTGAAATCCCGGGAATAAAAATCTTTGTACTTTAGTGGAAATTAAAATCACCATGAAAGTAATACCTTACTTAAACTTTCCGGGCAATACTGAAGAGGTATTAAACCATTACCAGAAAGTATTTAATGGCACCATCAGCGATTTAAACCGCTTTGGCGAGAGCTTGCCGGCAGAGGCTAATTACAGTGATAAAATTATGCATGCCCGCCTGTCTTTTGATGACAATATGTTAATGTTCTCCGATGGGATGCCGGGCCAACCGGTTGACCATGGCAATGGCATTTACCTGAGTATTGGCCTTACCGATGAAGTGCAGGCCCGGTCGGTTTTTGATCAGCTTGCCGAAGGCGGCAATGTTACAATGCCGATGGAAAAGCAATTTTGGGGTGCCTCATTCGGCCAGGTTACAGACCGTTATGGGGTAAGCTGGATGATAAATTGCGAACTGTAGTTTAGTTCATAGTGTATGATTCATGGATCATAGGGGTCTCAATTCCCGCTAAAAATACCGGTTATAAAAACATTCCCCGAAATATCATGGGCGACCATGAACTCAATTTGCTATGACGCGAAAAAGATATATTTTATTGGTGCTTATTTTAGGTGCACTTACGGCGATAGGCCCTTTTTCAATTGACATGTACCTGCCGGGATTTCCGGCTATTGCAAAGTCGCTGCATACCACCACCGCGCGGGTATCACTTTCACTGTCCGGTTTCTTTATAGGAATTTCTGCAGGGCAATTGCTTTACGGGCCTTTGCTGGATAGGTTTGGGCGAAAAAATCCGTTGTATGTTGGATTAATTCTTTACATAGCGGCATCGGTAGGCTGTTTTTTTGTAAACACCATAGAGCAGCTAATTGTGTTACGGTTTATACAGGCGGTAGGGAGCTGTGCGGCGGGTGTAGCTTCAATGGCCATGGTACGCGATATTTTCCCGGTAAAAGACAACGCAAAGGTATTTGCATTGCTGATATTGATATTGGGGGTATCACCCATGATAGCGCCAACCGTTGGCGGTTATGTAACCGCGGCTTTTGAGTGGCAATATATATTTGTAATACTGGCGGGCATTGCAGTAATCGTATTGATGGCGGTGATATTTCTCCTGCCCGAAAGCCACCAGCCCGATCCCTCACATTCGTTAAAGCCAAGGCCCATTATCAATAGCTTTTGGACAGTGATAAAACACCCGCAATTTTATACTTATGCAATTTGCGGGGCAATAGGCTTCTCAGGATTGTTCGCCTACCTCGCTGCATCCCCATTTGTTTTTATGGATGTTTACGGGGTTAGCAGCAAGGTTTATGGTTGGATCTTTGCGCTGCTTTCCGTGGGATTTATCGGCTCCAGCCAAGTAAACGGAATGCTTACCCGCAGCTATAAAAGCGAGCAGATTGTGAACGTAACCCTGCCCGCAATGGTATTGTTAACTTTAGTATTTATTGCCGGCTCGGCCCTCAATGTATTTGGTATTTACGGAACCATTCTAATGATATTTTTGATACTATGCTGTGTAGGTATCACTTACCCCAATACCTCGGCGCTTTCGCTTGCACCATTCTCTAAAAATGCAGGTACGGCCGCAGCATTAATGGGCGCTTTACAAATGGCATTTGGTACCCTGGTATCAATAGTGGTTAGTATGTTTAAAAGCCGCAGCACCATCCCGATGGCGGGTTTAATGGCAACTGCGGCATTGCTGGCCTTATTGATATTAATAATAGGCAGAAGAAATATAGTTCAACCGGTTGAAGCTACGGATCAGGTTGGAGTGGGTGCACATTGAGTTTTTTAGTCTATGGTCCATAGATGTAAGCTGGGGTGTATGTAATTAACCTATGGTCCATGGACTATTGACTAATTACCCCCCCCAACACCTCATCAATAATTCCAAACTCTTTGGCTTCACCACCGTCCATCCAAAAATCGCGGTCTGATACTTGATGGATCTTTTCGTAATCCTGGCCGCTGTGTTTGGCCAGGATGGTATAGAGTTCCTTTTTAACTTTTAATACTTCGCGGGCGGTTATTTCAATATCCGATGCCTGGCCCTGCACCCCGCCCAGTGGCTGGTGGAGCATTACCCTTGAATGGGTTAAGGCCGCCCGCTTACCCGCGGCACCCGCACATAAAAGTACCGATGCCATTGAGGCTGCCAGCCCGGTACAAATAGTGGCTACATCCGGACTAATGAGCTGCATGGTATCATAAACTCCGTAACCTGCATAAACTGATCCGCCGGGGGAATTGATATACATCTGGATATCTTTTTTAGGATCGGTGGATTGCAGAAAGAGTAACTGCGCCTGGATGATATTCGCAACGTTGTCGTCAACGGCGCTGCCCAGGAAGACGATCCTGTCCATCATCAGGCGCGAAAAAACATCCATTTGCGCAACGCGCAGTTCGCGCTCTTCTGTAATGTAAGGGGTGAGCGACATTACCGTGCCGCTTTTTTCAACGGCAGAAATGTAATTGTCGAGTGGCTGAGTTTTGACATAGCAATGCCCCGCCGCAAATTTGCGGAATTCATTTTTATCGATATTCATAAATTATTGGGTTATCTTTTTTTAAAGATCTGTCTTATTGTTTCCCTGAAACCTTTATGGCGTACCTCGCTGAACAGGCTTTGGTGCGCTGCTTCGATCTCCTGTTTAAGCTGTTTGCGGCCGTATAGCTTAATCATATCATAGGCAGATTGTTGCCATTGCAGCTTATCACGCAGCTCATCATCTAAAATCAGCGTTGCCTCATATAGCAATGAATCACCCGGTGCTGAAAGCTTTAGCAGGTGTGCCTCTATCTGTTCGGTTTCAGTTAAGGAAGTCCTCATAGGTCAATGATCTTTCTTTAATGGTTTCTCTTACTTTTTCCAGGCACTTATACTTTTGAACCGTTGCTGAACGCACCCCTGAAAACCCGAACAATTTAGCTGCATCGGCAAGGGGCAGCTGATCGTAATAAAAGGAGCGGAGCAGCTGCATGCATTTTTTACCGGTGGTTTCTAAAAAGTGCATCAACTTTGATTCAGACAGCGCTTCTGCTTTTATATCAAGGGTAACCTCAATCCCATCAAGCGGAACATGAACGTTATTTTCCCTGAATTTCCGAAGCCATAAATATTTGCTTATGCCCAGCAGGTAAGCGCTATCATTAGTGTTAATCGCCAGTGCAGCAGCCAATTCCTTTTCGTAATAAATAACCAAAGCATCCTGGAAAACGTCCTTCGCTTCATCAAATGAGCCGCCCATTTTGCTGATATACCTGGCAACCGACGGAAACGCGCTTTTATATAGTGCAATAAAAAGCTGTTCCCTTTGTTTCGCTGTGCTGATTAAAACGTCCATCTCCGGCATAGTTTTATTGTTTAATGGTAAGTGCATTTTTTTAACCAACTATCACTATTTATTAAAAAAATTTTCTGTTGGTGGTAGAACACAATAAGATGGAAGCACTGCCAACTTTTTCATTGCCAACTACTCTTTTATTGCTGTCACCACCGCATTGCTCCCCGATTTTGTTTCAAATACGAGTTCTTTTTCACTTGCTTTAGTTATATAAAACGGAAAGCTTCGTGTTGTCCCGTCCGGCAATTCTTCATTGATCATTATTTTGTCGCCCCCGGCAATGAACTTTCCGTGCGACAATGGCTTTCCTCCCCACATAATTACATAGGTGTTGTCTTTTAAAAATTCAATGGATGCACCTTGTTTTTTAAGCTCATTTGCAGGTATATCCGGCGAATCGCCTTTTGGGTGTTCAATGTTGGTGTAATTCCATTTACCATACAGCCAACCGGAATTTAACGAAGGCTTGCAGCCTATTAACAAGCAGGTAAATAATGCAATGGCGACAAATTTTATTTTCATCATATTTCATCTAATTTAAATAAAATTTCATTTATTTGTTTTAAGTGTTATTTTTACAATTATAAACCAATTCATCGTGAAGAAATTTCTTACTCTACTTTTTACCTGCTTTACGCTTGCAGCGTTTAGTCAGCAGGAAACAGCGAGCCTTGCCATCAGCAACGATTCAAAGCTCACTATCAGCAAATACATTTACGGCCAGTTTGCCGAACATTTGGGCCATGGTATTTATGGCGGATTTTGGGTTGATAAATCGCTGCCGGTAGAAAAGCAGGACAGGATTCGTTTGGATGTTGTAAATGCGCTAAAAAAAATAAAGATCCCCAGCCTGCGCTGGCCCGGCGGTTGTTTTGCCGATGAATACCATTGGCGCGACGGTATTGGTCCGCGTGAGCAAAGACCAAAAATGGTAAATACCAACTGGGGTGGTACAACAGAGGATAACAGCTTCGGTACCCATGAGTTTCTTGAACTTTGCACCCTGTTGGGCACTGAGCCTTATTTTGCTGCAAACGTTGGCAGCGGTACGGTTGAGGAAATGTCAAAATGGATAGAATATGTAAACTCAAACAGTACCAGCACCATAGCCGAATTGCGCAAGCAAAACGGGCATCCTGATCCTTACAAAGTTACTTTTTGGGGTATCGGCAACGAGAGCTGGGGCTGCGGCGGTAATATGACGCCTGAATTTTATTCGGATGAGTTTAAACGTTATGCTTCATTTGCAAAGAATTATCCGGGCGCACCGCTAAAAAAGATAGCCAGCGGACCGAACTCTGACGATTATAACTGGACAGAAGTGATCATGAAGAACATCCCTGAATGGGATATGTGGGGAATCTCATTACACTATTATACTGTACCTACCGGCGACTGGGGGCATAAAGGTTCGGCCACTAAGTTTACCGAGGCCGAGTATTTTGAAACCATGGTGAAATGTTTAAAAATGGAAGAGCTGGTAACTAAACATGCTGCCATTATGGACAAGTATGACCCAAAGAAACATGTTGCTTTAGTGGTTGACGAATGGGGCGTATGGACAGATGTGGAACCAGGCACCAACCCGGGCTTTTTATACCAGCAAAACAGCATGCGCGATGCATTAATTGCCGCAACTAACCTTAATATTTTCAATAACCATTGCGACCGCGTTAGGGGAGCTGCTTTGGCGCAAACTATAAACGTGCTGCAATCATTAATCCTTACCGACAAGGAAAAAATGCTGCTCACGCCAACTTACCACATATTTGATATGTACAAAGTGCACCAGGATGCAAAATACTTACCGATGCAATTAACTGCCCCTGACTATGTATCGGGTGATAGAAAGATTCCGGCGGTAAATGTTTCAGCATCGCAGGATGCAGCAGGTAAGGTGCATATCTCACTGGTAAACCTTGATCCTACAAAAAATATCAGTATCAGCACCGGCCTTAAGGATATTAAATGGAAAACCGTAACAGGGCAAATCCTTACATCAAAAAACATTACTGACATCAACACTTTTGATCAGCCAAACAAAATAAGCTTACAAAGTTTTAAAG of Mucilaginibacter xinganensis contains these proteins:
- a CDS encoding DNA polymerase III subunit gamma/tau, which codes for MDNFIVSARKYRPVTFESVVGQQHITNTLKNAIKNNQLAQAFLFCGPRGVGKTTCARILAKTINCENLQPNGEACGVCASCQSFQNGNSFNVHELDAASNNSVDDIRSLIEQVRIPPQAVRYKIYIIDEVHMLSQAAFNAFLKTLEEPPHYAIFILATTEKHKILPTILSRCQIFDFNRIRVEDMAAHLASIAIKENISYEPDGLHIIAQKADGGLRDALSMFDQIVSFSGGNVTYRSVIDNLNILDYDYYFNITDRLLNEDNAQTLLLFDEILSRGFDGAHFISGLSEHFRNLLVSKDSATVKLLEVSDGIRNKYLQQSQASTVSFLLSAMNIANQCDIGYKLSKNQRLQVELALLKMCNLPSVFNLAVTPLSAMPAAEGQLKKKPDSAAIAPQNEQKPAVIPQAAGNPQPAQLREEPVAPTAAKQIPANEPPAEKPKIFIPNLQSSASSVKIPSLKDVGKTMETMAEEDDPYIKGDAKNDYTTDQLFKCWSDYAARMKSEGKKNLLTIFASNPPKPTGPDTYEVLVENKVQENLFRDERPNLLNYLRTTLKNFNIEVNVRIDEVAVVKRPYTASEKFQYMAAKNPALADLKAKFNLDFD
- a CDS encoding sterol desaturase family protein — encoded protein: MDFLKSIWAEITGFFGFGNLIDIIKAGDYKELLTYHGITSVLGPLIPFILVVEIIRAAFYKRFKVIDYKISFFTYVLNAFVGRVISFAMVGLCIGFFAKYAILKLTFTWYWFIYAYIIWEFSHFIYHFLAHKVRILWCLHSTHHAPSNMNLSVTYAHFFLEGPYADVIRTTICILLGVNPAMLFVIMFIDGTWGAFIHIGENIAEDARFGFLNKIVLTPSHHRVHHAKNPLYMDTNFCNLLNIWDKVFGTYVEEDRAIPIAYGISRPMKPNSFLDAYFGEIVALGKDVAKAPGLKNKILYIFMPPGWSHTGDHKMSSIVRKQYFEELEKEKKDSQSKAGSQFIEA
- a CDS encoding gluconate:H+ symporter, with product MTLLTIFFSIILLILLVSWAKVNPFVAFLLVSITAGLLLGIPLEKVTKSVQHGLGDTLGAISIIICLGAMIGKLVATSGAAQKIAEVLVNAFGVKYIQWALVLAGFIIGIPLFYETGFVLMVPLIFSVVYKYKLHAVYIGLPMLAALSVTHGFLPPHPSPSALVLTFHADMGKTLKYGLILAIPAIILAGPVFARTLKNIPSNPLKTFMADEIPANQLPSAFTSFFTALLPVVLIMSTTLYLNTDHSETTLHKLIAFIGETPIVMLISLIMATFTLGLKQGKDMKFLGSIYTHAVKDVSMILLIVAGSGAFKAVLTDSGANKDIANILQSFHLQPLVLGWLIAAIIRISLGSATVAGLTAAGIISTLVLHDPTINPNLMVLAIGAGSLAFSHLNDGGFWLFKEYFNLSIKDTLRSWTVMETMVSFIGLVGVLILNQVV
- a CDS encoding VOC family protein, with the translated sequence MKVIPYLNFPGNTEEVLNHYQKVFNGTISDLNRFGESLPAEANYSDKIMHARLSFDDNMLMFSDGMPGQPVDHGNGIYLSIGLTDEVQARSVFDQLAEGGNVTMPMEKQFWGASFGQVTDRYGVSWMINCEL
- a CDS encoding multidrug effflux MFS transporter; translated protein: MTRKRYILLVLILGALTAIGPFSIDMYLPGFPAIAKSLHTTTARVSLSLSGFFIGISAGQLLYGPLLDRFGRKNPLYVGLILYIAASVGCFFVNTIEQLIVLRFIQAVGSCAAGVASMAMVRDIFPVKDNAKVFALLILILGVSPMIAPTVGGYVTAAFEWQYIFVILAGIAVIVLMAVIFLLPESHQPDPSHSLKPRPIINSFWTVIKHPQFYTYAICGAIGFSGLFAYLAASPFVFMDVYGVSSKVYGWIFALLSVGFIGSSQVNGMLTRSYKSEQIVNVTLPAMVLLTLVFIAGSALNVFGIYGTILMIFLILCCVGITYPNTSALSLAPFSKNAGTAAALMGALQMAFGTLVSIVVSMFKSRSTIPMAGLMATAALLALLILIIGRRNIVQPVEATDQVGVGAH
- a CDS encoding ATP-dependent Clp protease proteolytic subunit; its protein translation is MNIDKNEFRKFAAGHCYVKTQPLDNYISAVEKSGTVMSLTPYITEERELRVAQMDVFSRLMMDRIVFLGSAVDDNVANIIQAQLLFLQSTDPKKDIQMYINSPGGSVYAGYGVYDTMQLISPDVATICTGLAASMASVLLCAGAAGKRAALTHSRVMLHQPLGGVQGQASDIEITAREVLKVKKELYTILAKHSGQDYEKIHQVSDRDFWMDGGEAKEFGIIDEVLGGVISQ
- a CDS encoding RNA polymerase sigma factor, with product MHLPLNNKTMPEMDVLISTAKQREQLFIALYKSAFPSVARYISKMGGSFDEAKDVFQDALVIYYEKELAAALAINTNDSAYLLGISKYLWLRKFRENNVHVPLDGIEVTLDIKAEALSESKLMHFLETTGKKCMQLLRSFYYDQLPLADAAKLFGFSGVRSATVQKYKCLEKVRETIKERSLTYEDFLN
- a CDS encoding alpha-N-arabinofuranosidase; the encoded protein is MKKFLTLLFTCFTLAAFSQQETASLAISNDSKLTISKYIYGQFAEHLGHGIYGGFWVDKSLPVEKQDRIRLDVVNALKKIKIPSLRWPGGCFADEYHWRDGIGPREQRPKMVNTNWGGTTEDNSFGTHEFLELCTLLGTEPYFAANVGSGTVEEMSKWIEYVNSNSTSTIAELRKQNGHPDPYKVTFWGIGNESWGCGGNMTPEFYSDEFKRYASFAKNYPGAPLKKIASGPNSDDYNWTEVIMKNIPEWDMWGISLHYYTVPTGDWGHKGSATKFTEAEYFETMVKCLKMEELVTKHAAIMDKYDPKKHVALVVDEWGVWTDVEPGTNPGFLYQQNSMRDALIAATNLNIFNNHCDRVRGAALAQTINVLQSLILTDKEKMLLTPTYHIFDMYKVHQDAKYLPMQLTAPDYVSGDRKIPAVNVSASQDAAGKVHISLVNLDPTKNISISTGLKDIKWKTVTGQILTSKNITDINTFDQPNKISLQSFKGAKKDGDNLVVVLPAKSVVTLELF